From Varibaculum massiliense, a single genomic window includes:
- a CDS encoding YciI family protein, translated as MATEGHEDNQGMCLYIVLYDYDPELLELKKQFHDEHRAFMHRLNSLGIVLSSGRTATADQRGSLTIMLARDAQEAKRILNDDPYAKAGIVKSMTVRDWSPAVGTFADC; from the coding sequence ATGGCTACTGAAGGACACGAAGACAATCAAGGTATGTGTCTGTACATAGTTCTCTACGACTATGATCCCGAGCTGCTGGAGCTCAAAAAGCAGTTTCACGATGAGCATCGCGCCTTTATGCATCGTCTAAACAGCTTGGGAATCGTGCTTTCTAGTGGTCGCACCGCCACCGCTGACCAACGGGGATCTTTAACCATTATGCTTGCTCGTGACGCCCAAGAGGCCAAGCGGATCCTCAACGACGACCCTTATGCTAAAGCCGGAATCGTTAAATCCATGACTGTGCGGGACTGGTCGCCAGCTGTAGGCACTTTCGCCGACTGTTAG
- the ileS gene encoding isoleucine--tRNA ligase has protein sequence MGYYPRHKDGDVSANPSFPQLEEETLKYWKQNDTFRKSIAQREAGDAGANEFVFYDGPPFANGLPHYGHLLTGYVKDVVGRYQTMQGHRVERRFGWDTHGLPAELEAERILNIEDKSEIEGPGGIGIEKFNQTCRESVLRYTKEWEEYVTRQARWVDFDNDYKTLDVSYMESVIWAFKQLYDKGLAYEGFRVLPYCWNDQTPLSNHELKMDDDIYQDRQDNTVTVGLRLETGELALVWTTTPWTLPSNLAIAVGPEITYVTVQVDSDLESPVAGEKVIIARDLLPAYAKELGEDPSIVAEYPGSELVGRSYEPIFDYYKNQLGEGETPGAKAYHVLAADFVTTTDGTGLVHQAPYGEDDMILLTANGINAVTPVDDAGLFTAEVPDYQGVQIFDANKQIIRDFRLGNEDDQGPLARTPKEKRAVLVRQQSYVHSYPHCWRCRKPLIYKPVSSWFVKVTDFRERMVELNQQISWVPEHIKDGQFGKWLEGARDWSISRNRFWGSPIPVWKSDDPNYPRVDVYGSLAELEADFGVEVKDLHRPFIDTLVRPNPDDPTGKSMMRRIPDVLDCWFDSGSMPYAQVHYPFENQQWFEDHYPGDFIVEYIGQTRGWFYLLHVLATALFDRPAFTSCVSHGIVLGDDGRKMSKSLRNYPDVNEVFDTYGSDAMRWFLMSSPVVRGGNLVVKGEGIRDTVRHVILPLWNIYYFFALYAGSCNKGAGYQAKALDLTDPKAIEQLGVMDRYLLARTRNLALNVKELLDSYDIPGACEAVSEHLDLMTNWYVRTSRDRFWEEETAAYDTLYTCLEILMRVMAPLAPLVTEEIWRGLTGGESVHLCDYPVVPNTVDDPALVAAMDMVREAVSAAHSLRKTHSLRVRQPLKSLTIVHDNAQKLADFSDLIAGEVNVKQVVLQASSESGLQLQRQLKLNPKAFDPQVRKATSQLFKAQKTGQWREEGETVVFPEVLVAGEPVTLSGEQFSLSTTVEVEAGQVATVLGDGAVVVLDTEITPELEAEGYARDLVRSIQDERKAQDLHVSDRIELVLEVPRERVAGVQEHSQMIAREVLATAFKVEAAAAGEVKINITAVHPV, from the coding sequence GTGGGCTACTATCCGCGGCACAAAGATGGCGATGTTTCCGCCAATCCGTCTTTTCCCCAGCTAGAGGAAGAGACCCTGAAATATTGGAAGCAGAACGACACTTTCCGCAAGTCGATTGCCCAAAGAGAGGCCGGAGACGCGGGCGCTAACGAATTTGTCTTTTATGACGGACCTCCTTTTGCCAACGGCCTGCCCCACTATGGGCATTTGCTGACCGGTTATGTAAAGGACGTGGTGGGACGCTACCAAACCATGCAAGGGCATCGGGTAGAGCGGCGTTTCGGTTGGGATACTCACGGGCTGCCCGCAGAGCTAGAGGCTGAACGGATTCTCAACATTGAAGATAAATCCGAAATCGAAGGCCCGGGCGGTATCGGGATTGAAAAATTTAACCAGACCTGCCGGGAATCGGTGCTGCGTTACACCAAAGAGTGGGAAGAATACGTTACCCGCCAGGCACGTTGGGTAGATTTTGATAACGACTATAAGACGCTTGACGTCAGCTATATGGAGTCGGTGATTTGGGCGTTTAAGCAGCTCTACGACAAGGGGCTCGCCTATGAAGGTTTTCGGGTATTGCCCTATTGCTGGAACGACCAGACTCCGCTGTCTAACCATGAATTGAAAATGGATGACGATATTTATCAGGATCGTCAAGACAATACCGTGACTGTGGGGCTGCGGCTGGAAACCGGGGAACTGGCGTTGGTATGGACCACCACCCCCTGGACGCTGCCCTCTAACCTGGCAATCGCGGTTGGCCCGGAAATTACTTATGTAACTGTGCAGGTAGACTCGGATTTAGAGTCGCCGGTTGCCGGGGAAAAAGTTATTATCGCGCGTGACCTGCTGCCTGCCTACGCGAAGGAACTGGGCGAAGATCCGAGCATCGTGGCAGAATACCCCGGATCAGAGTTGGTAGGGCGCTCCTATGAGCCGATTTTTGACTACTACAAGAACCAGCTGGGTGAGGGAGAAACTCCCGGAGCTAAGGCCTATCACGTACTGGCTGCGGATTTCGTAACCACCACTGATGGTACCGGGCTGGTACACCAGGCTCCCTACGGCGAGGACGATATGATCCTGCTAACCGCCAATGGGATTAACGCGGTTACCCCGGTAGATGACGCCGGATTATTCACCGCGGAGGTTCCCGACTACCAGGGTGTACAGATTTTCGATGCGAACAAACAGATTATTCGGGACTTCCGCCTGGGGAACGAGGACGACCAGGGTCCCTTGGCGCGCACCCCGAAAGAAAAACGGGCAGTGCTGGTGCGTCAGCAGTCGTATGTACACTCCTATCCGCACTGTTGGCGTTGCCGCAAGCCGTTGATCTATAAACCGGTTTCCTCTTGGTTTGTGAAAGTTACGGACTTCCGGGAACGGATGGTGGAACTAAATCAACAGATCAGCTGGGTGCCCGAGCATATTAAGGATGGACAGTTCGGTAAATGGCTAGAAGGCGCCCGCGACTGGTCAATTTCGCGTAACCGTTTCTGGGGTAGCCCCATCCCGGTGTGGAAATCAGATGACCCCAACTATCCGCGCGTAGATGTTTACGGTTCTCTGGCGGAACTAGAAGCAGATTTCGGGGTGGAAGTTAAAGATCTGCACCGGCCATTTATTGACACTTTGGTGCGTCCTAACCCGGATGATCCCACCGGTAAATCGATGATGCGCAGGATTCCTGACGTATTAGACTGCTGGTTCGATTCGGGGTCGATGCCTTATGCGCAGGTGCATTACCCCTTCGAAAATCAGCAATGGTTCGAGGATCATTATCCCGGTGATTTCATCGTGGAATATATCGGGCAAACCCGCGGTTGGTTCTACCTGCTGCACGTGCTGGCTACCGCCCTCTTTGATCGCCCGGCCTTTACTTCCTGTGTTTCCCACGGGATTGTGCTGGGCGATGATGGTCGTAAAATGTCGAAATCGCTACGCAACTACCCGGATGTGAACGAAGTCTTCGACACCTACGGTTCGGATGCGATGCGTTGGTTCCTGATGTCCTCCCCGGTGGTGCGGGGCGGAAACCTGGTGGTAAAGGGCGAGGGGATTCGTGACACGGTTCGCCACGTGATTTTGCCGCTATGGAACATTTATTACTTCTTTGCTCTTTACGCTGGTTCTTGCAATAAAGGTGCCGGTTACCAGGCAAAAGCCTTGGATTTAACGGATCCTAAAGCCATCGAGCAGCTGGGAGTTATGGATCGTTACCTGCTTGCTCGCACCCGTAACCTCGCACTAAACGTCAAGGAGCTACTGGACAGCTACGATATTCCGGGCGCTTGCGAAGCGGTTAGTGAGCATCTGGACTTGATGACTAACTGGTATGTGCGTACCTCCCGCGATCGTTTCTGGGAAGAAGAAACCGCCGCCTACGACACGCTTTACACTTGCCTAGAGATACTGATGCGAGTGATGGCGCCGCTGGCTCCGCTAGTGACCGAGGAAATCTGGCGGGGACTGACCGGGGGAGAGTCGGTACATCTTTGCGACTACCCGGTGGTTCCGAACACGGTTGATGACCCGGCGTTAGTGGCGGCTATGGATATGGTGCGGGAGGCAGTTTCGGCTGCCCATTCGCTGCGCAAGACCCACAGTTTGCGGGTGCGTCAACCATTGAAGTCGCTGACGATTGTGCATGATAATGCGCAAAAACTGGCGGATTTCTCTGATTTGATTGCCGGAGAAGTTAACGTAAAACAGGTGGTGTTGCAGGCTTCTAGCGAGTCTGGTTTGCAGTTGCAGCGGCAACTGAAGCTGAACCCGAAAGCCTTTGACCCGCAGGTACGTAAAGCTACCTCGCAGCTGTTTAAGGCACAAAAGACCGGTCAGTGGCGGGAAGAAGGCGAAACGGTAGTCTTCCCGGAGGTGTTAGTTGCCGGTGAGCCAGTAACCTTGAGCGGAGAGCAGTTCTCGTTGTCTACCACGGTAGAGGTAGAAGCCGGGCAGGTGGCCACGGTTTTGGGCGATGGGGCAGTGGTGGTACTCGATACCGAGATCACCCCCGAGCTGGAAGCGGAAGGCTATGCCCGCGACTTGGTACGTTCTATCCAAGATGAGCGTAAAGCCCAAGATCTGCACGTTTCCGACCGTATTGAACTGGTTCTGGAAGTTCCCCGTGAGCGCGTAGCCGGCGTGCAAGAACATTCCCAGATGATTGCCCGGGAAGTGTTGGCTACCGCGTTTAAGGTAGAAGCCGCAGCCGCTGGTGAGGTGAAAATCAACATCACGGCGGTGCATCCGGTATAG
- the proC gene encoding pyrroline-5-carboxylate reductase produces MVKLGVIGVGSMGGAIVRGLLSSGQLQAEEILAFNRTRERMRALEEEFALPVAPDAAAVARQAKYLLLGVKPYMIAPLLDDLGDALAAKPVVISVAAGKPLADIEAHLPAQTPLVRVMPNVNAQINQSMSGIAANQYVSEEALAEVRAMFDAIGKTALVPEDHFAAFAALAGCSPAWIYRFIDALAQAGVAHGFKKEEATQVVAQAVAGSALNVLENLPQGLNPQALVDQVCSPAGTTVAGLLAMEDAGFSAAARAAVNAAVARDNALSASK; encoded by the coding sequence ATGGTCAAGTTAGGGGTTATCGGGGTAGGTTCCATGGGGGGCGCGATTGTGCGCGGTCTGCTTTCGTCCGGACAACTGCAGGCAGAAGAGATTTTGGCGTTCAACCGTACCCGGGAGCGGATGCGCGCCCTCGAGGAGGAGTTTGCTCTCCCTGTAGCCCCGGATGCCGCCGCTGTCGCTAGGCAAGCGAAATACCTGCTGCTAGGGGTAAAACCCTATATGATTGCTCCTTTGCTTGATGACTTAGGAGACGCCCTCGCGGCGAAACCAGTAGTGATTTCGGTGGCTGCCGGAAAACCCCTTGCGGATATTGAAGCGCATTTACCGGCACAAACCCCCCTAGTGCGGGTAATGCCCAATGTGAATGCCCAAATCAACCAGTCCATGTCCGGGATTGCTGCCAACCAATACGTTAGTGAAGAAGCCCTCGCCGAGGTGCGCGCCATGTTTGATGCCATCGGGAAAACTGCGCTGGTTCCGGAAGATCATTTCGCCGCCTTTGCCGCGCTTGCCGGCTGCTCCCCGGCCTGGATTTACCGTTTCATTGACGCCCTGGCACAGGCGGGGGTAGCCCACGGCTTTAAGAAAGAGGAAGCTACCCAGGTAGTTGCGCAGGCAGTAGCGGGTTCGGCGCTAAACGTCCTCGAAAATCTGCCTCAAGGGTTAAACCCCCAGGCGTTAGTGGATCAGGTTTGCTCCCCCGCCGGCACCACCGTGGCCGGTCTATTAGCTATGGAAGATGCTGGTTTTTCGGCGGCTGCACGCGCGGCCGTCAACGCTGCGGTCGCCCGAGACAATGCTCTATCCGCCTCCAAATAA
- a CDS encoding bile acid:sodium symporter family protein produces the protein MSGKQRLRSLLDPFILSILVILVLGILIPVPAVVVSTLGYLGNALIVLLFFLYGARLSTKEIWEGLKNWRLQGAVALSTFVLFPLLGMAMHPVDLKLLGPVFALGTLYLTLLPSTVQSSVTFTSIAGGNIAGAVCSATISNIAGIILTPALVFVVMGRASGFEAYRVVNVLLQLLLPFVLGQLFHRFIGKWLNAHRALTKATDNGTILAIVASSVCGATAGGLWQKISAPQVGLLLLQCMIVLAIMLTLTWNLGRWISLNRRDRIVLLMCGSKKSLATGLPMAAIIFPTATVAAVTIPVIVFHQFQLLVCAVLARRLAMHPE, from the coding sequence GTGAGCGGAAAACAACGATTACGCAGTCTTTTAGATCCCTTTATCCTTTCCATCCTGGTGATTTTGGTATTAGGGATACTAATTCCGGTACCCGCAGTGGTAGTCAGTACCCTGGGATATTTAGGGAACGCCCTAATCGTGTTGTTGTTTTTTCTTTACGGGGCGCGGCTTTCTACTAAAGAAATCTGGGAAGGGTTAAAGAACTGGCGTTTGCAAGGGGCAGTTGCCCTTTCCACCTTCGTACTTTTCCCGCTGCTAGGGATGGCTATGCATCCAGTAGATTTAAAGCTGCTGGGACCAGTTTTTGCCCTGGGAACCCTCTATTTAACTTTGCTGCCTTCTACGGTGCAGTCTTCGGTAACTTTTACTTCTATTGCCGGAGGGAACATCGCGGGCGCGGTTTGCTCGGCTACGATCTCTAATATCGCCGGAATTATTCTCACCCCTGCCCTGGTGTTTGTGGTCATGGGCAGAGCCAGCGGATTTGAGGCTTACCGGGTAGTAAATGTGCTGTTGCAACTGTTACTTCCCTTTGTTTTAGGGCAGCTTTTTCACCGTTTTATCGGTAAGTGGTTAAATGCGCATCGCGCGCTTACCAAAGCCACCGATAACGGCACTATTTTGGCGATTGTCGCCTCTTCAGTTTGTGGGGCGACTGCCGGTGGCCTTTGGCAAAAAATCTCGGCGCCACAAGTGGGATTACTGCTGTTGCAATGCATGATCGTATTGGCAATCATGCTTACCCTCACCTGGAATTTGGGTCGCTGGATATCCTTAAACCGCCGTGACCGGATTGTGCTGCTGATGTGCGGATCGAAAAAGTCCCTGGCTACTGGCTTGCCGATGGCCGCCATTATTTTTCCGACCGCTACGGTAGCGGCAGTAACTATCCCAGTGATTGTGTTTCACCAATTCCAGTTACTGGTTTGTGCAGTTTTGGCGCGCCGCCTAGCCATGCACCCGGAGTAA
- a CDS encoding DEAD/DEAH box helicase, translated as MSEIAAGASASPLETNPDFETEELNREGSFDSYEADTANEQILAEEPTFFSDLGLPEIILDTLNCMGFSEPTPIQRQGIPPLMAGRDVVGIAQTGTGKTAAFGLPILAACNKAARVQALILAPTRELAAQSATALTEFSRGMKLKVVAVYGGASYGPQISALREGAQIVVGTPGRIMDLMERGELDLSALKFFVLDEADEMLRMGFSEDVDQIASGANPDAIRALFSATMPPAIKRIAERHLSDPVEISIAPQSSTVETVNQTYAVVPFKFKSEALVRVLALSEAAAAIVFVRTRIDAEQLGSELQKAGFLAAAISGDVPQAERERIVARLREGSLDVLVATDVAARGLDVERIGLVVNYDVPREAEAYVHRIGRTGRAGREGTSLTFFTPRERPRKRVIEKLTGEKMTEVFIPSPAQVAQARAGRMSQRVKTRLEKGEMDVYYDAIQDLVVSEGIDIGDAAAALLALASGDFGPEKRHLDFRVRREEKVDELGRFISASFEEGREGASGKEIRSKGAARRHFSSPSARRYRVEVGRRDRVKPGAIVGAITGEGGLKGGDVGHIDILQSFSLVEMARPLSPETIRKIAKARVSGRTLRMREDEGPGKKSGKKRDFKRKRRS; from the coding sequence ATGAGCGAAATAGCCGCGGGGGCGAGTGCGTCCCCTTTGGAAACCAATCCCGACTTCGAAACCGAAGAACTCAACCGGGAGGGCAGCTTCGACAGCTACGAAGCAGACACCGCTAATGAACAGATCCTTGCAGAAGAACCCACTTTCTTTTCTGACCTGGGGTTACCGGAAATTATTTTAGATACTTTAAACTGCATGGGCTTTAGCGAGCCCACCCCGATCCAACGGCAGGGTATTCCCCCGCTAATGGCTGGGCGAGATGTTGTCGGAATCGCCCAAACCGGTACTGGGAAAACCGCCGCCTTTGGACTGCCAATTTTGGCAGCCTGCAATAAAGCTGCGCGGGTACAAGCCTTAATTCTAGCTCCTACCAGGGAGCTGGCCGCGCAGTCTGCCACCGCCCTCACCGAATTTTCCCGGGGAATGAAACTAAAGGTAGTGGCGGTTTATGGCGGTGCGTCCTACGGCCCGCAGATTTCGGCTTTGCGGGAGGGCGCCCAAATTGTGGTCGGTACTCCCGGACGCATTATGGATCTAATGGAACGCGGGGAACTAGATTTATCGGCACTGAAATTTTTTGTCCTGGACGAAGCGGACGAGATGCTGCGGATGGGGTTTTCGGAGGACGTGGACCAGATTGCCAGCGGCGCCAACCCGGATGCCATTCGCGCCCTCTTTTCCGCCACTATGCCTCCGGCGATTAAACGGATTGCGGAGCGGCACCTGTCAGATCCGGTGGAAATTTCAATCGCGCCGCAATCTTCCACAGTAGAGACCGTAAATCAGACTTATGCGGTAGTACCTTTTAAGTTCAAATCTGAGGCTTTGGTTCGGGTGCTGGCTCTTAGCGAGGCTGCGGCCGCGATCGTGTTCGTGCGTACCCGCATAGATGCCGAACAACTGGGATCAGAACTGCAAAAAGCCGGGTTCTTAGCTGCCGCTATTAGCGGCGATGTCCCACAGGCAGAACGGGAACGGATTGTAGCCCGCCTGCGAGAAGGCAGTCTGGATGTCCTGGTAGCTACCGATGTAGCTGCCCGCGGCTTAGACGTTGAGCGTATCGGGTTGGTAGTAAATTACGACGTCCCCCGGGAAGCTGAAGCTTATGTGCACCGCATTGGACGTACCGGTAGAGCTGGACGCGAAGGTACTTCGCTTACTTTCTTTACTCCCCGGGAGCGTCCTCGTAAGCGCGTAATCGAAAAGCTCACCGGCGAAAAAATGACCGAGGTATTTATTCCCTCCCCCGCCCAGGTGGCGCAGGCACGGGCAGGTCGGATGAGCCAGCGCGTTAAGACCCGCTTGGAAAAGGGGGAAATGGATGTCTACTATGACGCTATTCAAGACCTGGTGGTTTCCGAGGGGATAGATATTGGGGACGCCGCCGCGGCGCTGCTGGCGCTAGCTAGCGGTGACTTCGGGCCGGAAAAACGGCATCTTGATTTCCGTGTCCGGCGGGAAGAAAAAGTTGATGAGCTGGGGCGGTTCATATCTGCCAGTTTTGAGGAGGGGCGCGAAGGTGCCTCCGGGAAGGAAATACGCAGCAAGGGGGCGGCTCGTCGCCACTTCTCTTCTCCTTCTGCTCGGCGCTACCGAGTGGAGGTAGGACGCCGAGATCGGGTTAAACCTGGCGCCATAGTGGGGGCAATTACCGGAGAAGGCGGCCTCAAAGGTGGCGATGTGGGGCATATCGATATTCTGCAGAGTTTCTCTCTGGTGGAAATGGCACGGCCGCTTTCCCCGGAAACTATCCGCAAGATTGCTAAAGCCCGGGTGTCAGGGCGCACCTTGCGGATGCGGGAAGATGAAGGCCCCGGCAAAAAGAGTGGCAAGAAACGCGACTTTAAGCGTAAGCGCCGCAGCTAG
- the aspS gene encoding aspartate--tRNA ligase, whose product MLRTHDAGTLNRDLVGQTVELAGWLDRRRDHGGVCFIDLRDASGVAQVVIHDEKIAHELRSEFVLRIKGKVHPRPEGNENPELPTGEIEVYADEVEVLNPAAALPFQVSVHAEDSGKVGEDARLKYRYLDLRRPEMQNRLRLRSKVSKVTRDTLDSLGFVEIETPTLTRSTPEGARDFLVPARLAPGSWYALPQSPQLFKQLLMVAGMERYYQIARCYRDEDFRADRQPEFTQLDVEMSFVRQEDVIEVAEQVLTNIFKLIDVHIETPIPHITYADAMARFGTDKPDLRFGLELTDLTEYFKDTPFRVFANADYVGAVVMPGGASQPRRTFDKWQDWARSRGGKGLAYVKVEEDGTLSGPVAKNLTDSEREGLAAATGAKAGDCIFFGAGKIDEARALLGAARLEIGARCNLLDPNEWKFVWVVDAPLFKPSAAAKAEGDVALGASAWTAVHHAFTSPKPEWLDHFEDDPGNALAYAYDIVLNGNEIGGGSIRIHRRDVQERIFKVMGLSPEEAQEKFGFLLNAFKYGAPPHGGIAFGWDRIVSLMTHADSIRDVIAFPKSGGGYDPLTDAPAPITPEQRKESGVDFVPEDEED is encoded by the coding sequence TTGCTCAGAACGCATGACGCGGGAACTTTAAACCGCGACTTGGTGGGACAAACAGTAGAACTAGCGGGTTGGTTAGATCGCCGCCGTGATCATGGGGGAGTCTGCTTCATTGATTTGCGGGATGCCTCCGGAGTGGCTCAGGTAGTTATCCATGACGAAAAAATCGCTCATGAGCTGCGCAGCGAATTTGTTCTACGTATTAAAGGCAAGGTACATCCCCGCCCGGAGGGTAACGAGAATCCGGAACTGCCGACCGGCGAAATCGAGGTTTACGCCGATGAGGTAGAGGTACTGAACCCGGCAGCCGCCCTACCTTTCCAGGTTTCCGTCCATGCGGAGGATTCCGGAAAAGTTGGTGAGGATGCGCGTTTGAAATACCGCTACCTGGATTTGCGCCGCCCGGAGATGCAAAACCGTTTGCGTCTGCGCTCCAAGGTCTCTAAAGTCACGCGCGATACTTTAGATTCTCTGGGCTTCGTAGAGATCGAAACTCCGACTCTGACCCGCTCTACTCCCGAGGGCGCGCGGGACTTCTTGGTACCGGCGCGGCTAGCCCCGGGGTCTTGGTATGCCCTGCCGCAGTCTCCGCAGTTATTTAAACAGCTGTTGATGGTGGCGGGGATGGAACGCTACTACCAGATTGCGCGCTGCTACCGGGACGAGGACTTCCGTGCTGACCGCCAGCCAGAGTTCACTCAGCTGGATGTAGAGATGAGTTTCGTACGGCAAGAGGACGTTATCGAGGTAGCCGAACAGGTGCTGACCAACATCTTCAAGCTGATTGATGTCCATATCGAAACCCCGATTCCCCATATAACCTACGCCGATGCGATGGCGCGTTTCGGAACGGACAAACCAGATTTACGTTTTGGTCTAGAACTTACTGACCTGACTGAATACTTTAAAGACACTCCCTTTAGGGTGTTCGCCAATGCTGACTATGTGGGCGCAGTCGTGATGCCCGGAGGTGCCTCTCAGCCGCGGCGGACTTTTGACAAATGGCAAGATTGGGCGCGTTCGCGCGGTGGAAAAGGGCTGGCCTACGTAAAGGTAGAAGAGGACGGTACTCTTTCGGGACCGGTAGCCAAGAACCTGACTGACAGCGAACGGGAGGGACTAGCTGCGGCGACCGGCGCTAAAGCGGGGGACTGTATTTTCTTTGGTGCCGGCAAGATCGATGAAGCCCGCGCCCTGCTAGGGGCCGCTCGCCTAGAAATCGGTGCCCGCTGCAACCTGCTAGACCCGAACGAATGGAAGTTCGTATGGGTGGTTGACGCTCCCTTGTTTAAGCCTTCAGCGGCCGCCAAAGCGGAAGGGGACGTGGCACTGGGAGCTTCTGCCTGGACGGCAGTACACCACGCCTTTACTTCTCCTAAACCGGAATGGCTTGACCATTTCGAGGACGACCCGGGCAATGCCCTGGCCTACGCTTACGATATTGTGCTTAACGGTAACGAAATCGGAGGCGGCTCCATCCGTATCCACCGCCGTGACGTGCAAGAACGTATTTTTAAGGTGATGGGTTTGTCGCCGGAAGAAGCCCAAGAAAAATTTGGGTTCTTACTGAACGCCTTCAAGTATGGCGCGCCTCCGCACGGCGGGATTGCTTTCGGTTGGGATCGAATCGTATCTTTGATGACCCATGCGGATTCGATCCGCGACGTGATTGCTTTCCCCAAATCCGGGGGCGGCTACGATCCGCTAACCGATGCTCCGGCACCGATTACGCCCGAGCAGCGTAAAGAAAGTGGGGTCGACTTCGTGCCAGAGGACGAAGAAGACTAA
- a CDS encoding UTP--glucose-1-phosphate uridylyltransferase — protein sequence MSEAGLSQAVKKMEDAGVSPAAISVFSHYYRVLEGEHTGFIPEETISPLTSVDRLEDYQVEPGQAQAALAKTVMIKLNGGLGTSMGMDKAKSLLPVRAGLTFLDIICQQVMAARKEFGVSLPLIFMNSFRTQADTLAALQNHPGIEVSGLPLDFLQNQEPKLRADDLTPVSWEKDPSLEWCPPGHGDIYTALYGSGLLDKLIDAGYRYAMTSNSDNLGATPNAQIAGWFAASGAPYAAELCIRTINDRKGGHLAIRKVDGQLILRDTAQTPPEQMDYFTDEHRHPFFHTNNLWFDLVKLRDTLIERNAVLGLPLIANHKTVDPADSQSPAVIQMETAMGAAIASFKGATALLVPRSRFLPVKTTNELTLVRSDIYDLGDNYHLHKVNDQEVAVDLDSRYFKKIADFEARFPAGVPSLRKAQSFKVSGPYTFGKDVKVQGQVHLETAEEQQVAAGTILAG from the coding sequence ATGAGCGAAGCGGGACTATCCCAGGCAGTTAAGAAAATGGAGGACGCCGGGGTTAGCCCTGCAGCTATCTCGGTATTTTCTCACTACTACCGGGTTTTAGAGGGCGAACATACCGGTTTTATCCCCGAGGAAACGATTTCGCCGCTTACCAGCGTGGATCGCCTGGAAGATTATCAGGTTGAACCCGGGCAGGCGCAGGCTGCTTTAGCAAAAACCGTAATGATTAAGCTCAATGGGGGGCTGGGAACCTCCATGGGGATGGATAAAGCCAAGTCTTTACTGCCAGTGCGCGCCGGGCTAACTTTCCTGGATATTATTTGCCAGCAAGTGATGGCGGCGCGGAAAGAATTTGGGGTTAGCTTGCCGCTGATTTTCATGAATTCTTTCCGCACCCAGGCAGACACTTTGGCGGCACTGCAGAACCATCCGGGAATTGAAGTTTCCGGGCTGCCTTTGGATTTCTTGCAGAATCAGGAACCGAAGCTGCGCGCCGATGATTTAACCCCGGTTTCTTGGGAAAAAGATCCCTCCCTGGAATGGTGCCCGCCTGGTCACGGCGATATTTATACCGCTCTTTATGGCTCCGGTCTGTTAGATAAACTGATCGATGCGGGCTACCGTTATGCGATGACTTCCAACTCCGACAACCTGGGAGCCACCCCGAATGCCCAGATTGCGGGCTGGTTTGCGGCCAGCGGCGCCCCCTATGCCGCCGAGCTGTGCATCCGCACGATCAATGATCGCAAGGGCGGTCATCTAGCTATCCGTAAGGTCGATGGACAACTGATTTTGCGGGATACTGCCCAGACTCCGCCGGAGCAGATGGATTACTTTACCGATGAGCATCGCCATCCCTTCTTCCACACCAATAACCTCTGGTTTGACCTGGTGAAACTACGGGACACTTTGATTGAGCGGAATGCGGTATTGGGACTCCCTTTGATCGCTAATCACAAGACGGTTGATCCCGCTGATTCGCAAAGCCCCGCGGTGATTCAAATGGAAACCGCGATGGGGGCAGCGATTGCTTCCTTTAAGGGAGCTACCGCGCTCCTGGTTCCGCGCAGCCGTTTCCTACCGGTGAAAACCACTAATGAGCTGACTTTGGTGCGTTCCGATATTTACGATCTGGGCGATAACTATCACTTGCACAAAGTCAATGACCAAGAAGTAGCAGTGGATTTGGATTCCCGCTACTTTAAGAAGATCGCTGATTTCGAGGCGCGTTTCCCGGCAGGGGTACCCTCTCTGCGAAAAGCGCAGTCTTTTAAAGTTAGCGGTCCCTATACCTTTGGTAAAGATGTAAAGGTGCAGGGTCAGGTTCACTTGGAAACTGCGGAAGAACAACAGGTAGCTGCCGGTACTATCCTGGCTGGTTAG